The sequence CCGATGTCGCCGATGCAGACGTCCTGCTTGTGCGCAGTGTTACACGCGTAACCCGCCCCCTCCTTGCGGACACGCCCGTTCGGTTTGTGGGGTCGGCCACCATTGGCACCGACCACATCGATCGTGATTTCCTGGAGGCGGCCGGCGTGGCCTTTGCCCATGCCCCCGGCTCCAATGCCGACTCCGTTGCCGACTACGTGCTCGCGGCGCTCCTCACGCTGGCAACGCGGCGCGGCGTCGATCTCCGCACGCGCACCGTGGGCGTGGTGGGCTACGGAAATATCGGGCGGCGCGTCACACAGCGCCTCGAAGCGCTGGGCCTACGCGTGCTCGTAAACGACCCGCCGCTACGGGCCAATCAGGCGACCGACCGCCCGCTCCATCCGCTTACGCACCTGCTGGAAACGGCCGATGTGCTCACGCTGCACGTGCCGCTGACACGCGAGGGGCCGCATCCTACGCAGCACCTCATCGACGCGGCGGCGCTGCGACGCATGTGCGACGAGGCGTGGCTCCTGAATACGTCGCGCGGGGCGGTCGTCGACAACGCGGCGCTCGGCCATGCCCTGGCCCACAACGCGGTGCGCGCCGCGGTCTTGGATGTGTGGGAGGACGAGCCAACCCCCGATCCGGCGCTCGTGGAGGCCGTCGACCTGGCCACGCCGCATATTGCCGGCTACGCCCTCGATGGGAAATTACGCGGGACGCAGATGCTGTACGACGCGGTGTGTCGCCACTTGGACCGAACGCCTGACTGGTCGATGGACGAGGCGTTGCCGCCGGCACCGGATCCGCTCGTACCGCCCGACCCGCACCTGCCGCCTACCGAGGCGCTGCACGCGCTCGCCCAGCAGGCGTACAGCGTTACGGCCGACGATCAGCGGTTGCGGCCGCTCGTGAACCAATCGCCCACCAAACGCGGGGCGTTCTTTAGCGGGCTGCGGCGGGAATATCCCGTACGACGAGAAATGCAATGCTACCGCGTCGATCAGCGGCTCCTCCATCCTGCGCTGCAAGCAGCCGTGACGAACGGACTGCTCACGGGCGGGCTCACGGATCGGGATCGATCTTCAGACGCTCAATCTCGATGATTTCGATTGGCGTGCCCCACATCTGGGCCGTCATGACGTTGCGAGGCACCGCCCGAAAGCGCACCGTAAGTCCATCCTGCCGGAACGCTTCATCCAGGGCCACCGGCTGGTAGCGCACGCTGTCTTGCGTCACCAAACCGTAGAAGCCGCCCTCCAGG comes from Salisaeta longa DSM 21114 and encodes:
- a CDS encoding 4-phosphoerythronate dehydrogenase, which encodes MAKNDLRIVADENIPAVTDAFSALGSVITRPGRAIQRADVADADVLLVRSVTRVTRPLLADTPVRFVGSATIGTDHIDRDFLEAAGVAFAHAPGSNADSVADYVLAALLTLATRRGVDLRTRTVGVVGYGNIGRRVTQRLEALGLRVLVNDPPLRANQATDRPLHPLTHLLETADVLTLHVPLTREGPHPTQHLIDAAALRRMCDEAWLLNTSRGAVVDNAALGHALAHNAVRAAVLDVWEDEPTPDPALVEAVDLATPHIAGYALDGKLRGTQMLYDAVCRHLDRTPDWSMDEALPPAPDPLVPPDPHLPPTEALHALAQQAYSVTADDQRLRPLVNQSPTKRGAFFSGLRREYPVRREMQCYRVDQRLLHPALQAAVTNGLLTGGLTDRDRSSDAQSR